The following coding sequences are from one Candidatus Margulisiibacteriota bacterium window:
- a CDS encoding glycosyltransferase family 2 protein has product MLKSLISVLIPVYNEKDTIEEILKKVHNAPYPDGFDYEVICVNDASTDGTTNLLKNYSNDKVVIIDKLVNQGKGAAIKTALEVAQGDIIIIQDADLEYNPNDYPKLIAPIIEGHADVVFGSRFLGGSGPHRVLFFWHSIGNKILTFLSNMLTNLNLTDMETCYKVFTRKAITDVDIKSRRFGIEPELTAKFAKKRLKIYEVPISYYGRDYQEGKKITWRDGISAMYYIFKYNLFN; this is encoded by the coding sequence ATGTTAAAAAGTTTAATCAGTGTTTTAATCCCTGTATATAATGAAAAGGATACAATAGAGGAAATATTAAAAAAAGTTCATAATGCACCATATCCTGACGGTTTTGATTATGAAGTAATTTGTGTTAATGACGCTTCTACAGACGGCACAACGAACTTGTTGAAAAATTATTCTAACGATAAAGTAGTTATTATTGATAAACTGGTAAATCAGGGTAAGGGTGCCGCAATCAAAACAGCTCTGGAAGTAGCTCAGGGTGACATTATTATTATTCAGGATGCTGATCTGGAATATAATCCTAATGACTACCCAAAATTAATCGCTCCTATTATAGAAGGTCATGCGGACGTTGTTTTCGGTTCGCGGTTTTTGGGAGGCAGCGGTCCGCATCGGGTATTATTTTTCTGGCATAGTATCGGTAATAAAATATTGACATTTCTTTCCAATATGCTAACAAATTTGAATTTAACAGATATGGAAACCTGTTACAAGGTTTTTACCAGAAAAGCTATAACAGATGTAGATATCAAATCCAGACGGTTTGGCATTGAACCGGAACTAACAGCGAAATTTGCAAAAAAAAGATTGAAGATATATGAAGTCCCCATTTCCTATTATGGAAGAGATTACCAGGAAGGGAAAAAAATTACCTGGCGTGACGGTATCAGCGCAATGTACTATATTTTTAAATATAATTTGTTTAACTAA